A window of the Pogona vitticeps strain Pit_001003342236 chromosome 4, PviZW2.1, whole genome shotgun sequence genome harbors these coding sequences:
- the SCP2 gene encoding sterol carrier protein 2: MAPMVSGKRVFVVGVGMTKFEKPGTRANFDYPDMAKEAGQKALTDAGIPYSAVEQACVGYVNGDSTSGQRAIYHGLGLTGIPIINVNNNCSTGSTALFMARQLIQGGLADCALALGFEKMARGSIASSQFNDRVSPMDKHLEVMVNKYGIAAAPITPQLFGNAGKEHMEKYGTKQEHFAKIAWKNHKHSVHNPNSQFQKEYSFDEVLQSRKVYDFLTLLQCCPTSDGAAAAILASEEFVKKNGLEPKAVEIVAQELMTDLPSTFEENSCIKMVGFDMAKEAARKCFSKAGLKPEDVDVIELHDCFSANELLTYEALGLCPEGKAGELIERGDNTYGGKWVINPSGGLISKGHPLGATGLAQCAELCWQLRGEAGKRQVPGAKVALQHNLGLGGAVVISLYKMGFPETARNRQIQAVPTKAAVEGFKADLVFKEIEKKLQEEGEQYVKKIGGIFAFKIKDGPGGKEATWIVDVKNGKGCVDFNSDKKADCTITMADSDLLALMTGQMNPQTAFFQGKLKIAGNMGMAMKLQNLQLQPGKAKL, translated from the exons ATGGCTCCGATGGTCTCGGGAAAGAGGGTCTTCGTGGTGGGCGTCGGCATGACCAAG TTTGAAAAACCTGGAACCCGTGCCAATTTTGATTACCCTGACATGGCTAAAGAAGCAG GTCAAAAGGCTCTTACTGATGCAGGCATACCTTATTCTGCTGTGGAACAAGCATGTGTAGGCTATGTTAATG GCGATTCAACCAGTGGTCAGCGAGCTATTTATCATGGTTTGGGATTAACAGGAATTCCTATCATAAATGTGAACAACAACTGCTCAACTGGCTCAACAGCTTTGTTCATGGCCAGACAACTAATTCAAGGAG GTTTGGCTGACTGTGCCTTGGCTCTTGGATTTGAGAAGATGGCAAGAGGGTCCATTGCATCGAGTCAG TTCAATGACAGGGTGAGTCCAATGGATAAACATTTAGAAGTGATGGTAAACAAGTATGGCATAGCTGCGGCACCAATTACTCCACAGTTGTTTGGAAATGCTGGCAAAGAACATATGGAGAAATACG GAACAAAGCAAgaacattttgcaaaaattgcatGGAAAAATCATAAACATTCAGTTCACAATCC TAATTCCCAGTTTCAAAAGGAGTATAGTTTTGATGAAGTGTTACAGTCACGCAAGGTTTATGATTTCTTGACACTTCTGCAGTGTTG CCCAACATCTGATGGTGCAGCAGCTGCCATATTGGCTAGTGAAGAGTTTGTGAAGAAGAATGGTTTGGAGCCAAAAGCTGTTGAAATTGTAGCCCAAGAGTTGATGACGGATCTCCCAAGCACATTTGAAGAAAACAGCTGCATCAAAATG GTTGGCTTTGATATGGCTAAGGAAGCTGCAAGAAAGTGCTTCTCAAAAGCTGGCCTGAAACCGGAAGATGTGGATGTGATTGAGCTACATGACTGCTTCTCTGCTAATGAATTACTTACTTATGAAGCTCTAGGACTTTGTCCTGAAG GAAAAGCTGGTGAGCTCATTGAAAGAGGAGACAATACGTATGGTGGAAAGTGGGTCATAAATCCAAGTGGTGGCTTGATCTCAAAAGGACATCCACTGGGTGCCACAG GTCTGGCTCAGTGTGCCGAGCTCTGCTGGCAGCTAAGAGGAGAAGCTGGAAAGAGACAGGTTCCTGGTGCAAAGGTTGCCTTGCAGCATAACTTGGGCCTTGGTGGTGCTGTAGTAATCTCGCTCTACAAAATGGGCTTTCCTGAAACGGCACG AAATCGGCAAATCCAAGCTGTTCCCACTAAGGCAGCTGTGGAGGGATTTAAAGCAGACCTTGTCTTCAAAGAAATTGAAAAGAAACTTCAGGAG GAAGGAGAGCAGTATGTCAAGAAAATTGGTGGAatttttgctttcaaaataaaagaTGGTCCTGGAGGCAAAGAAGCAACCTGGATAGTTGATGTGAAAAATGGTAAAGGCTGTGTAGATTTTAACTCAG ATAAGAAAGCTGACTGCACGATTACCATGGCTGACTCTGATTTGCTGGCTCTGATGACGGGCCAGATGAACCCACAAACA gctTTCTTTCAAGGAAAATTGAAGATTGCTGGGAACATGGGCATGGCAATGAAGCTCCAGAATCTACAGCTCCAACCTGGCAAAGCTAAACTTTGA